The following are encoded together in the Candidatus Syntrophosphaera sp. genome:
- a CDS encoding Ldh family oxidoreductase, giving the protein MKRLSVDILQDFMEKVFTRVGVPAEDAAICSEILIASDLSGIESHGIGRLKMYYDRIKAGIQNPVTRIGVIRDKHATAVWDGNHGMGHVIGFRAMETAIAKAAHYGLGAVAVRNSTHFGICGYYAEMACKRNMLGLIFTNARPSVCPTNGVEPLLGTNPICFGAPTDLDFPFIYDAATSISQRGKIEQYAREGKDTPAGWAIDLEGNSHTDTNRLLVDLVRQTASLLPIGGTDEISGSHKGYGLSTLVEILCSALQQGAFLNGLLGQDELGKPAPYRLGHFFLAVNIDFFTEVEDFKKTAGQICRTLQNSRLYPGRERIWVAGEKEYEKSLEVRKLGVPIIPKLQQDIEFMARNLDLAFPAPGL; this is encoded by the coding sequence ATGAAACGCCTGTCTGTGGACATCCTGCAAGACTTCATGGAAAAGGTCTTCACCCGCGTTGGAGTGCCGGCCGAAGATGCCGCCATCTGTTCCGAGATCCTGATCGCCAGCGACCTGAGCGGCATCGAATCCCACGGCATCGGACGCCTGAAGATGTATTACGACCGCATCAAGGCCGGGATCCAAAATCCCGTTACCAGGATCGGCGTGATCCGCGACAAGCACGCCACCGCGGTTTGGGACGGAAATCACGGCATGGGCCACGTGATCGGCTTCCGGGCCATGGAGACCGCCATCGCCAAAGCCGCCCATTATGGCCTCGGAGCCGTGGCTGTACGCAATTCCACCCATTTCGGCATCTGCGGCTATTATGCTGAGATGGCCTGCAAACGAAACATGCTCGGCCTGATCTTCACCAACGCCCGGCCCTCGGTCTGCCCCACCAACGGAGTCGAGCCCCTCCTGGGCACAAACCCGATCTGCTTCGGCGCCCCGACCGATCTGGACTTTCCCTTCATCTACGATGCCGCCACCTCGATCAGCCAGCGCGGCAAGATCGAGCAATACGCCCGCGAGGGAAAAGACACGCCGGCAGGCTGGGCGATCGATCTGGAGGGAAATTCGCACACGGACACGAACCGGCTGTTGGTGGACCTGGTGCGGCAAACCGCCTCCCTGCTCCCCATCGGCGGCACGGACGAGATTTCCGGCAGCCACAAGGGTTACGGGCTTTCCACCCTGGTGGAGATCCTCTGCTCGGCATTGCAGCAGGGCGCTTTCCTGAACGGGCTCCTGGGGCAGGATGAGCTGGGCAAGCCTGCGCCCTACAGGCTCGGGCACTTCTTCCTGGCCGTCAACATCGATTTCTTCACCGAGGTTGAGGATTTCAAGAAAACTGCCGGCCAGATCTGCCGGACCCTGCAAAACTCACGCCTTTACCCCGGCCGGGAACGAATCTGGGTGGCGGGAGAAAAAGAATACGAAAAGTCTCTGGAAGTAAGAAAACTGGGCGTGCCCATCATCCCCAAGCTGCAGCAGGACATCGAGTTCATGGCCCGAAACCTGGATCTCGCCTTCCCCGCGCCCGGCCTTTAG